The following proteins are co-located in the Elusimicrobiota bacterium genome:
- a CDS encoding CoB--CoM heterodisulfide reductase iron-sulfur subunit A family protein, whose protein sequence is MSHHKHGNNQGNGGSEPVRVGVYTCYCGSNIAAMVDVEAVAKFAEKLPGVVVSRAYKYMCSDPGQELIAQDIKEHKLNRIVVAACSPLLHEHTFRTATGRAGLNPYFLHMVSIREHASWVHDDKANSTEKAKEILQGAVARVALHKALEKAKVPVNPDVLVVGGGIAGIHAALTLANANKKVILVERDATIGGHMAKFDKTFPTLDCAACILTPKMSAVRAHPNITLKTWAEVTKVEGYVGNFKVQIKQKPRYINEDLCVGCMECIKACVFKEPKFSDEFNQGLGKRKPVYIPFPQAVPPVVLVDPATCLKLKTGKCKQTCVEACGERKAFDFEQKETFEEVQVGTVIVATGFKTFDAGRQALYGYGVYPEVYTALEIERLINASGPTGGHLVTKKGEAPKSVAIIHCVGSRDEHTNKWCSRVCCMYSLKLAHMIKAHTTAQVYNFYIDMRAAGKGYEEFYNRVLEEGVQFIRGRVAEVTDWAMTPDEEGRLVVRAEDTLAGFVRRIPADMVVLATGLEPHKDAQDVRRMFNMSCSGEGFFLERHPKLAPVNTPTDGIFLAGACQGPKDIPDTVAQAGAAAAEALALIDRGHVEIEPNTAYVVEEECSGCKTCLSMCPYTAITRDEVKKKAVINPAMCKGCGTCVAACPSGSIRQNLFEDEQVLVEIEEVLTRAA, encoded by the coding sequence ATGAGCCATCACAAACACGGGAACAATCAGGGCAACGGCGGCTCGGAGCCGGTCCGCGTCGGCGTCTACACCTGCTACTGCGGCTCGAACATCGCCGCGATGGTGGACGTCGAGGCGGTCGCCAAGTTCGCCGAGAAGCTTCCGGGCGTGGTCGTCTCCCGCGCCTACAAGTACATGTGCTCGGACCCCGGGCAGGAGCTCATCGCCCAGGACATCAAGGAGCATAAACTCAACCGCATCGTGGTCGCCGCGTGCTCGCCGCTGCTGCACGAGCACACCTTCCGCACCGCGACCGGCCGCGCGGGCCTGAACCCCTACTTCCTGCACATGGTCAGCATCCGCGAGCACGCCTCCTGGGTGCACGACGACAAGGCCAACTCCACGGAGAAGGCCAAGGAGATCCTCCAGGGCGCCGTCGCCCGGGTGGCGCTCCACAAGGCCCTCGAGAAGGCCAAGGTCCCGGTGAACCCCGACGTGCTCGTCGTCGGCGGCGGCATCGCGGGCATCCACGCCGCGCTGACGCTGGCCAACGCGAACAAGAAGGTCATCCTCGTCGAGCGCGACGCCACCATCGGCGGGCACATGGCGAAGTTCGACAAGACCTTCCCGACGCTCGACTGCGCGGCCTGCATCCTGACGCCCAAGATGTCGGCGGTGCGGGCCCACCCGAACATCACGCTCAAGACCTGGGCCGAGGTGACGAAGGTCGAGGGCTACGTCGGCAACTTCAAGGTCCAGATCAAGCAGAAGCCCCGCTACATCAACGAGGACCTCTGCGTGGGCTGCATGGAGTGCATCAAGGCCTGCGTCTTCAAGGAGCCCAAGTTCTCGGATGAGTTCAACCAGGGGCTCGGCAAGCGCAAGCCGGTCTACATCCCGTTCCCGCAGGCCGTCCCGCCGGTGGTCCTCGTCGACCCGGCGACCTGCCTCAAGCTCAAGACCGGCAAGTGCAAGCAGACCTGCGTCGAGGCCTGCGGCGAGCGCAAGGCCTTCGACTTCGAGCAGAAGGAGACCTTCGAAGAGGTCCAGGTCGGCACCGTCATCGTCGCGACCGGCTTCAAGACCTTCGACGCCGGACGCCAGGCGCTCTACGGCTACGGCGTCTACCCCGAGGTCTACACGGCGCTCGAGATCGAGCGGCTCATCAACGCCTCGGGGCCGACCGGCGGACACCTCGTCACGAAGAAGGGCGAGGCCCCGAAGTCGGTGGCCATCATCCACTGCGTGGGCTCGCGCGACGAGCACACCAACAAGTGGTGCTCGCGCGTCTGCTGCATGTACTCGCTGAAGCTCGCGCACATGATCAAGGCGCACACCACCGCGCAGGTCTACAACTTCTACATCGACATGCGCGCCGCGGGCAAAGGCTACGAGGAGTTCTACAACCGCGTCCTCGAGGAGGGCGTCCAGTTCATCCGCGGCCGCGTGGCCGAGGTCACCGACTGGGCGATGACCCCCGACGAGGAGGGGCGGCTCGTCGTCCGCGCCGAGGACACCCTCGCCGGCTTCGTGCGCCGCATCCCGGCGGACATGGTCGTGCTGGCGACCGGCCTGGAGCCCCATAAGGACGCCCAGGACGTGCGCCGCATGTTCAACATGAGCTGCTCGGGCGAGGGCTTCTTCCTGGAGCGGCATCCGAAGCTCGCCCCGGTCAACACGCCGACCGACGGCATCTTCCTCGCGGGCGCCTGCCAGGGCCCCAAGGACATCCCGGACACCGTCGCCCAGGCCGGCGCGGCGGCCGCCGAGGCGCTGGCGCTCATCGACCGGGGCCACGTCGAGATCGAGCCCAACACCGCCTACGTCGTCGAGGAGGAGTGCTCGGGCTGCAAGACCTGTCTCTCGATGTGCCCGTACACGGCCATCACCCGCGACGAGGTCAAGAAGAAGGCCGTCATCAACCCGGCGATGTGCAAGGGCTGCGGCACCTGCGTGGCCGCCTGCCCGTCGGGCTCCATCCGCCAGAACCTGTTCGAGGACGAACAGGTGCTCGTAGAGATCGAGGAGGTACTGACCCGTGCAGCATAA
- a CDS encoding hydrogenase iron-sulfur subunit, which produces MQHKDKTPQAPEAWKPRLLAIFCNWCTYTAADLAGVSRMKYADNVRIVRVMCSGRVDPQFVLDAFARGADGVLIGGCHPGDCHYIEGNYKALRRSELLKRMLADMGIEPKRYRLEWISASEGDKVQRVINEMVTEIKALGPLDLPGRAKAWDEEVAELEGELKEKKGECANV; this is translated from the coding sequence GTGCAGCATAAAGACAAGACCCCGCAGGCCCCCGAGGCCTGGAAGCCGCGGCTCCTCGCGATCTTCTGCAACTGGTGCACCTACACGGCGGCCGACCTGGCCGGCGTGTCCCGCATGAAGTACGCCGACAACGTCCGCATCGTGCGCGTCATGTGCTCGGGCCGCGTGGACCCGCAGTTCGTGCTCGACGCGTTCGCGCGCGGGGCCGACGGCGTGCTCATCGGCGGCTGCCACCCCGGCGACTGCCACTACATCGAGGGCAACTACAAGGCCCTGCGCCGCAGCGAGCTCCTCAAGCGGATGCTCGCCGACATGGGCATCGAGCCCAAGCGCTACCGTCTCGAGTGGATCTCCGCCTCCGAGGGCGACAAGGTCCAGCGCGTCATCAACGAGATGGTCACCGAGATCAAGGCGCTCGGCCCGCTCGACCTTCCGGGCCGCGCGAAGGCGTGGGACGAGGAAGTCGCGGAGCTCGAGGGCGAGCTGAAGGAGAAGAAGGGGGAATGCGCGAATGTCTAA
- a CDS encoding CoB--CoM heterodisulfide reductase iron-sulfur subunit B family protein, with translation MRYSYFPGCSLKGTGKAYEESMLPVFKALGIEVNELKDWNCCGATAYMAVDESAALRLSARNLAIAEQAKDEVLAPCSACYLVLRKTQKYIQDYPKVRADVDAALTNAGLQYHGKVEVKHPLDILVNKVGLDAIKKRVAKPLKGLKVATYYGCQIVRPYSTFDNQARPVTMDKLLEALGATVVHYPLKTRCCGGSLTGTLSEVGLRLVYILLKEARKNGADVISTLCPLCQFNLDAFQDQVKDKYGDVTTPVVYFTQLMGLAFGLDPKELGLKRNIVPAEPALAGKV, from the coding sequence ATGAGATACTCCTATTTCCCGGGCTGTTCGCTCAAAGGGACCGGCAAGGCCTACGAGGAGTCGATGCTCCCCGTGTTCAAGGCCCTGGGCATCGAGGTCAACGAGCTCAAGGACTGGAACTGCTGCGGCGCGACCGCCTACATGGCCGTCGACGAGTCCGCGGCGCTCCGGCTCTCGGCGCGCAACCTCGCCATCGCCGAGCAGGCGAAGGACGAGGTCCTCGCCCCCTGCAGCGCCTGCTACCTGGTCCTGCGCAAGACGCAGAAGTACATCCAGGACTACCCCAAGGTCCGCGCCGACGTGGACGCGGCGCTCACGAACGCCGGCCTTCAGTATCACGGGAAGGTCGAGGTCAAGCACCCGCTCGACATCCTGGTCAACAAGGTCGGGCTCGACGCGATCAAGAAGCGCGTCGCCAAGCCCCTCAAGGGCCTGAAGGTCGCGACCTATTACGGCTGTCAGATCGTGCGGCCCTATTCGACCTTCGACAACCAGGCGCGGCCGGTGACGATGGACAAGCTCCTCGAGGCGCTCGGGGCGACCGTCGTGCACTACCCGCTCAAGACGCGCTGCTGCGGCGGCAGTCTCACGGGGACGCTCTCCGAGGTCGGGCTGCGGCTCGTCTACATCCTGCTCAAGGAGGCGCGCAAGAACGGGGCGGACGTCATCTCCACGCTCTGCCCGCTCTGCCAGTTCAACCTGGACGCCTTCCAGGACCAGGTGAAGGACAAGTACGGCGACGTCACGACGCCCGTCGTCTACTTCACCCAGCTCATGGGGCTCGCCTTCGGGCTCGACCCGAAGGAACTGGGCCTCAAGCGCAACATCGTGCCGGCCGAGCCGGCGCTCGCGGGGAAGGTCTGA
- a CDS encoding oxidoreductase: MSKPKVAFYWCASCGGCEESIVDLAEDILGVVAAVDIVLWPVAMDFKRHHVEAMPDGSITATLLNGAIRTSEQEEMARLLRRKTQVLIAYGACAQSGGIPALANQFSREQILKYVYEDSPSTVNPEKTRPQTRFEEEGRVAELPEFRNVVRSLDQVVDVDYYLPGCPPTPKVLKGALEALLSGKLPPKGTILSPDTATCMDCPRLDSKPQDLAIEQFRRPHLTAMDPEKCFLAQGVPCMGSGTRGGCEAQCPKGNMPCTGCFGPTSKVHDQGAKLLSALTSTLAAKDEAGINQALKGIPDPVGTFYRYGLAKSLLRRKVDLQ; encoded by the coding sequence ATGTCTAAGCCCAAAGTCGCCTTCTACTGGTGCGCGTCCTGCGGCGGCTGCGAGGAGTCCATCGTGGACCTCGCCGAGGACATCCTCGGCGTCGTCGCCGCGGTGGACATCGTCCTGTGGCCCGTGGCCATGGACTTCAAGCGCCATCACGTCGAAGCCATGCCCGACGGCTCCATCACCGCGACGCTCCTCAACGGCGCCATCCGCACCTCCGAGCAGGAGGAGATGGCCCGGCTTCTGCGCCGCAAGACCCAGGTCCTGATCGCCTACGGCGCGTGCGCGCAGTCCGGCGGCATCCCGGCGCTCGCCAACCAGTTCTCGCGCGAGCAGATCCTCAAGTACGTCTACGAGGACTCTCCGAGCACGGTGAACCCGGAGAAGACGCGGCCGCAGACCCGCTTCGAGGAAGAGGGCCGCGTCGCGGAGCTCCCGGAGTTCCGCAACGTCGTGCGCTCGCTCGACCAGGTCGTCGACGTCGACTACTACCTCCCCGGCTGCCCGCCGACCCCGAAGGTCCTCAAGGGCGCCCTGGAGGCCCTGCTCTCGGGCAAGCTGCCGCCCAAGGGGACGATCCTCTCGCCCGACACGGCGACCTGCATGGACTGCCCCCGCCTGGACAGCAAGCCGCAGGACCTCGCCATCGAGCAGTTCCGGCGGCCGCACCTGACGGCGATGGACCCGGAGAAGTGCTTCCTCGCGCAGGGCGTGCCCTGCATGGGGTCCGGCACCCGCGGCGGCTGCGAGGCCCAGTGCCCGAAGGGCAACATGCCCTGCACCGGCTGCTTCGGCCCGACCTCCAAGGTCCACGACCAGGGCGCGAAGCTGCTCAGCGCGCTGACCTCGACGCTGGCCGCGAAGGACGAGGCCGGCATCAACCAGGCGCTCAAGGGCATCCCGGACCCGGTGGGGACCTTCTACCGCTACGGTCTGGCCAAGTCGCTGCTGCGCCGTAAAGTCGACCTTCAATAG
- a CDS encoding hydrogenase maturation protease — translation MSREIGAKPTLLLALGNDILGDDGVGLVVAERLKDRVGEGVEILATSESGFRVMEFLEGYDNALLIDSVSTGQNPPGTVLEFTREAFARIKAPSPHYAGMSEVFELADRLGLTFPKNFRVLAMEIVSPKDFSVGLSPEVERAIPGLVERAGELLLDWEKEKGAPDA, via the coding sequence ATGAGCCGGGAAATTGGCGCCAAGCCCACGCTGCTTCTCGCCCTCGGCAACGACATCCTGGGCGACGACGGGGTGGGCCTCGTCGTCGCCGAGCGCCTGAAGGACCGGGTCGGAGAAGGCGTCGAGATCCTCGCCACCTCCGAGTCCGGCTTCCGCGTCATGGAGTTCCTCGAGGGCTACGACAACGCCCTCCTCATCGACTCGGTGAGCACCGGGCAGAACCCGCCCGGGACGGTGCTCGAGTTCACGCGGGAGGCGTTCGCGCGCATCAAGGCGCCCTCTCCGCACTACGCGGGGATGTCGGAGGTCTTCGAACTGGCCGACCGTCTCGGCCTGACCTTCCCCAAGAACTTCCGCGTGCTCGCGATGGAGATCGTCTCTCCGAAGGACTTCTCCGTCGGACTGAGCCCCGAGGTGGAGCGCGCCATCCCCGGCCTCGTCGAGCGGGCGGGCGAGCTGCTGCTGGACTGGGAGAAGGAGAAGGGGGCGCCCGATGCATGA
- a CDS encoding Ni/Fe hydrogenase subunit alpha: MNGRRRITVDPITRLEGHGKIDIFLNDKGDVDRAYFQVPELRGFEIFSLGRPAEDMPQITSRICGVCPTAHHMASTKALDDLYQVEPTSTAKKIRELVYNTFMLEDHALHVYILGGPDFIVGPDAPPELRNVLGVIEKVGIDVGKRVITTRRRLREMIAAIGGKVIHPVLGLPGGVAKGISKKDLPEFQKLAKDGLEFALFTKQVFHDIVLKNKGYVDLITSDAFTHRTNYMGLVDKNNKVNFYDGMVRVVGPEGKEVVKYRAQDYREQIAEHVEPWSYVKFCYLKKLGWKGFTDGADSGVYSVAPLARLNASDGMATPQAQAAYEEYFKTLGGKPVHHTLANHWARVVEMVYAAERMVELLSDPEITSDDLRNIPTATPKVGIGVVEAPRGTLYHHLETNADGILTKVNLIVATQNNSARMAMSVEKAAKGLIKGGEVSEGLLNKVEMAFRAYDPCHACATHSLPGDMPLIATIRDASGKTLREITR, encoded by the coding sequence ATGAACGGGCGCCGCCGCATCACGGTGGACCCGATCACCCGGCTGGAGGGCCACGGGAAGATCGACATCTTCCTCAACGACAAGGGCGACGTCGACCGCGCCTACTTCCAGGTCCCCGAGCTGCGGGGCTTCGAGATCTTCAGCCTCGGCCGACCGGCCGAGGACATGCCGCAGATCACCAGCCGCATCTGCGGCGTCTGCCCGACGGCGCACCACATGGCCTCGACGAAGGCGCTCGACGACCTCTATCAGGTCGAGCCGACCTCCACGGCCAAGAAGATCCGCGAGCTCGTCTACAACACCTTCATGCTCGAGGACCACGCGCTGCACGTCTACATCCTCGGCGGCCCGGACTTCATCGTCGGCCCCGACGCGCCTCCGGAACTGCGCAACGTGCTCGGCGTCATCGAGAAGGTCGGCATCGACGTGGGCAAGCGCGTCATCACGACCCGCCGGCGCCTGCGCGAGATGATCGCGGCCATCGGCGGCAAGGTCATCCACCCCGTGCTCGGCCTGCCCGGCGGCGTGGCCAAGGGCATCTCCAAGAAGGACCTGCCCGAGTTCCAGAAGCTGGCCAAGGACGGCCTCGAGTTCGCGCTCTTCACGAAGCAGGTCTTCCACGACATCGTCCTCAAGAACAAGGGCTACGTCGACCTCATCACCTCCGACGCGTTCACCCACCGCACCAACTACATGGGGCTCGTGGACAAGAACAACAAGGTGAACTTCTACGACGGGATGGTCCGCGTGGTCGGTCCGGAGGGGAAGGAGGTCGTGAAGTATCGGGCCCAGGACTACCGCGAGCAGATCGCCGAGCACGTCGAGCCCTGGAGCTACGTGAAGTTCTGCTACCTCAAGAAGCTCGGCTGGAAGGGCTTCACGGACGGCGCCGACAGCGGCGTCTACTCCGTGGCCCCGCTGGCGCGGCTCAACGCCTCCGACGGGATGGCGACCCCGCAGGCGCAGGCCGCCTACGAGGAGTACTTCAAGACCCTCGGCGGCAAGCCCGTGCACCACACCCTCGCCAACCACTGGGCGCGCGTCGTGGAGATGGTCTACGCGGCGGAGCGGATGGTCGAGCTCCTCAGCGACCCGGAGATCACGAGCGACGACCTGCGCAACATCCCGACCGCGACGCCCAAGGTCGGCATCGGCGTCGTCGAGGCGCCGCGCGGCACGCTCTACCATCACCTCGAGACGAACGCCGACGGCATCCTCACGAAGGTCAACCTCATCGTCGCGACGCAGAACAACTCCGCGCGCATGGCGATGAGCGTCGAGAAGGCCGCCAAGGGCCTCATCAAGGGCGGCGAGGTCTCCGAAGGCCTGCTCAACAAGGTCGAGATGGCCTTCCGGGCCTACGACCCCTGCCACGCCTGCGCGACGCACTCCCTGCCCGGCGACATGCCGCTCATCGCGACGATCCGCGACGCCTCGGGGAAGACGCTGCGCGAGATCACTCGCTAA
- a CDS encoding hydrogenase maturation nickel metallochaperone HypA has protein sequence MHEYSLMERVLETVLKDLEGRGIQSASQVKELSLRVGALELHSVESFEQAFAALTKGTLLEKAALKLDVFPASYDCRACGHKGPCGDDSVDHHDPTPAAPCPKCGAVALLSGGRGVEDLSLVIEDAQKKGGVR, from the coding sequence ATGCATGAATACTCGCTGATGGAGCGCGTGCTGGAGACCGTGCTCAAGGACCTCGAGGGCCGCGGCATCCAGAGCGCCTCCCAGGTCAAGGAGCTCTCCCTGCGCGTGGGCGCCCTGGAGCTCCACTCCGTGGAGTCCTTCGAGCAGGCCTTCGCCGCGCTCACGAAGGGGACGCTGCTCGAGAAGGCCGCGCTCAAGCTCGACGTGTTCCCGGCCTCCTACGACTGCCGGGCCTGCGGACACAAGGGGCCCTGCGGCGACGATTCCGTGGACCACCACGACCCGACCCCGGCGGCGCCCTGCCCCAAGTGCGGCGCGGTCGCGCTGCTGAGCGGGGGACGCGGCGTGGAAGACCTTTCGCTCGTGATCGAAGACGCTCAGAAAAAAGGAGGAGTACGATGA
- a CDS encoding 4Fe-4S dicluster domain-containing protein, whose translation MSPFKQQIKYEAERDTRFADEIMSMPGCEDLGGCIQCGTCSGICPLSIYMDYTPRRIINLARAGFKEDVLSSQTIWLCASCYNCTVECPKDIKITDIMYALKQRAIRDGVYPKRFPIPVLAREFFAMVRRSGRVTENWLATFLYLKTDWFAMLKMAGLGLKLMRTGRFTYGFEGIENKEQLRKLLDTPHSETVSGGAR comes from the coding sequence ATGAGCCCCTTCAAGCAACAGATCAAGTACGAGGCGGAGAGGGACACGCGCTTCGCCGACGAGATCATGTCGATGCCGGGCTGCGAGGACCTGGGCGGCTGCATCCAGTGCGGCACCTGCTCGGGCATCTGCCCGCTCAGCATCTACATGGACTACACGCCGCGGCGCATCATCAACCTCGCGCGCGCCGGCTTCAAGGAGGACGTGCTCTCGAGCCAGACCATCTGGCTCTGCGCCTCCTGCTACAACTGCACCGTCGAGTGTCCGAAGGACATCAAGATCACGGACATCATGTACGCGCTCAAGCAGCGCGCCATCCGCGACGGCGTCTACCCGAAGCGCTTCCCGATCCCGGTCCTCGCCCGCGAGTTCTTCGCGATGGTCCGCCGCAGCGGCCGGGTCACCGAGAACTGGCTGGCGACCTTCCTTTACCTGAAGACGGACTGGTTCGCGATGCTGAAGATGGCCGGCCTGGGGCTCAAGCTCATGCGCACCGGGCGCTTCACCTACGGCTTCGAGGGCATCGAGAACAAGGAGCAGCTGCGCAAGCTGCTCGATACGCCGCACAGCGAGACGGTCTCCGGAGGGGCGCGATGA
- a CDS encoding LemA family protein, protein MNALVLLGLLGFALVGLVAYFVTVYNGLIIVKNNIVKAWANIDVLLKQRHDEIPKLIKTCESYMKFEKDTLTKITALRSTAQGATGVAQRAEAEGQLTAGLRQLFAVAENYPDLKSQASFQQLQGRISDLESQLADRREFYNETVNNYNIRIQSLPDSFVASFMNLQPQEMFKVSEADRQDVAIDIAQP, encoded by the coding sequence ATGAACGCGCTCGTGCTGCTGGGCCTGCTGGGCTTCGCCCTCGTCGGCCTCGTCGCCTACTTCGTGACCGTCTACAACGGCCTCATCATCGTCAAGAACAACATCGTGAAGGCCTGGGCCAACATCGACGTGCTGCTCAAGCAGCGCCACGACGAGATCCCGAAGCTCATCAAGACCTGCGAGTCCTACATGAAGTTCGAGAAGGACACGCTGACGAAGATCACGGCGCTGAGGAGCACGGCCCAGGGCGCCACCGGCGTGGCGCAGCGCGCCGAGGCCGAGGGCCAGCTCACCGCCGGGCTGCGGCAGCTCTTCGCGGTGGCCGAGAACTACCCCGACCTCAAGTCGCAGGCCTCCTTCCAGCAGCTCCAGGGCCGCATCTCCGACCTCGAGAGCCAGCTCGCCGACCGGCGCGAGTTCTACAACGAGACGGTCAACAACTACAACATCCGCATCCAGTCCCTGCCGGACTCCTTCGTCGCCTCGTTCATGAACCTCCAGCCGCAGGAGATGTTCAAGGTCTCCGAGGCCGACCGTCAGGACGTCGCGATCGACATCGCACAGCCCTGA
- a CDS encoding ATP-binding protein → MDPAKTRGFPGGADSVAFTLMMGIAAYLGRENPDFVYPHILWAFLALLAFNLLNFGLLARRLPPERRQAVAVGANTLLIAAILYYSGGHVSYFWVMFLLPIFSACLAFRERGILWTTGAALALLLLFHAESLRFRIWVEVLSMVVKMLTLLAAAGVTMRVAAGERRAVHRLAEEQERAERERREAREKLQHMDRLATLGTLSASIAHELKSPLASVLGFAQVGLGGPDDAPRLRRALERVEEGALRCRRTLQDMLAFARSQKSGKGACDLNALILECIELKRCDMVLSPVRIEETLAADLPAVELAGPEFQQVLFNLLGNADQALREKGGGLIRVRTSREDGRVRVVVQDDGPGIPPEAADKVWEPFYTTKPAGQGTGLGLSISRQIVEDHGGTIRLDAPPEGGARFTIEFPLPKLPAPPPPPAPARANAPSAPTRRRRVVLAEDDPGCVPLIETLLKPLSVDLAKAESFDEALRLMRAERPDLLIMDIKMPGMSPGEFLAHLDADEKLRDVPIVPVSGSVTAAALETLLKFKGLQVLEKPFDISEFDRRIREALK, encoded by the coding sequence ATGGACCCCGCTAAAACGCGCGGATTCCCGGGCGGAGCCGACAGCGTCGCCTTCACGCTGATGATGGGCATCGCGGCGTACCTCGGCCGCGAGAACCCGGACTTCGTCTACCCGCACATCCTCTGGGCCTTCCTGGCCCTCCTCGCCTTCAACCTCCTCAACTTCGGGCTCCTCGCGCGGCGGCTGCCTCCCGAGCGCCGCCAGGCCGTCGCGGTGGGCGCGAACACCCTGCTCATCGCCGCCATCCTTTATTACTCCGGCGGGCACGTCTCCTACTTCTGGGTCATGTTCCTCCTCCCCATCTTCAGCGCCTGCCTCGCCTTCCGAGAGAGAGGGATCCTCTGGACGACCGGCGCGGCCCTCGCGCTCCTCCTCCTTTTCCACGCGGAATCCCTCCGCTTCCGCATCTGGGTCGAGGTCCTCTCGATGGTCGTGAAGATGCTCACGCTCCTCGCCGCCGCCGGGGTCACGATGCGCGTGGCCGCCGGCGAGCGCCGAGCCGTGCACCGCCTCGCCGAAGAGCAGGAGCGCGCCGAGCGCGAGCGCCGCGAGGCGCGCGAGAAGCTCCAGCACATGGACCGCCTCGCCACGCTCGGCACGCTCTCGGCGAGCATCGCCCACGAGCTCAAGAGCCCGCTGGCCTCCGTGCTCGGCTTCGCCCAGGTCGGACTCGGGGGGCCGGACGACGCGCCCCGTCTGCGCCGCGCGCTCGAACGCGTCGAGGAAGGAGCCCTGCGCTGCCGCCGCACGCTCCAGGACATGCTCGCCTTCGCGCGCAGCCAGAAGAGCGGCAAGGGCGCCTGCGACCTCAACGCGCTGATCCTGGAGTGCATCGAGCTCAAGCGCTGCGACATGGTCCTCTCGCCGGTGCGCATCGAGGAGACCCTCGCCGCCGACCTGCCCGCCGTCGAGCTCGCCGGTCCCGAGTTCCAGCAGGTGCTCTTCAACCTCCTCGGCAACGCCGACCAGGCCCTGCGCGAGAAGGGCGGAGGGCTCATCCGGGTCCGCACCTCGCGGGAGGACGGTCGAGTCCGCGTCGTCGTGCAGGACGACGGGCCCGGCATCCCCCCCGAGGCCGCCGACAAGGTCTGGGAACCCTTCTATACGACGAAACCCGCCGGACAGGGGACCGGCCTCGGCCTGAGCATCTCCAGGCAGATCGTCGAGGACCACGGCGGGACCATCCGCCTCGACGCCCCCCCGGAAGGAGGCGCACGCTTCACCATCGAGTTCCCGCTCCCGAAGCTCCCCGCCCCGCCGCCCCCTCCCGCGCCGGCGCGCGCGAACGCTCCCTCCGCGCCGACCCGGCGGCGGCGGGTCGTGCTCGCCGAGGACGACCCCGGCTGCGTCCCCCTCATCGAGACCCTGCTCAAGCCGCTCTCCGTCGACCTCGCCAAGGCCGAGAGCTTCGACGAGGCGCTCCGGCTCATGCGGGCGGAGCGCCCCGATCTTCTCATCATGGACATCAAGATGCCGGGGATGAGCCCCGGGGAGTTCCTCGCGCATCTGGACGCCGATGAGAAGCTCCGCGACGTACCCATCGTCCCCGTCTCCGGCTCCGTCACCGCCGCCGCGCTCGAGACCCTGCTGAAGTTCAAAGGACTCCAGGTCCTCGAGAAGCCCTTCGACATATCGGAGTTCGACCGCCGCATCCGGGAGGCACTGAAATGA